One region of Parambassis ranga chromosome 21, fParRan2.1, whole genome shotgun sequence genomic DNA includes:
- the tnfsf13b gene encoding tumor necrosis factor ligand superfamily member 13B isoform X2, with translation MGLTMAVLSGVKPRTGQGAGEGRLSWPVLLLALAAVTSSSLSALSLYQLVALSAEVEGLRSDICRRREEGQEVRHRGQTDNISSRRSNQEPLHQPGSQHASALTRLRRTVPVTETLVHQSCIQLLANNSRKTFSKGIPWQTGLRRGSALEADGDRILVREEGYYFVYSQVDYRDRTFAMGHVVIRWKKNVVGDESSNVFLFRCIQSMNSEYSFNTCYTGGIVKLEVGDYLELLIPRPTANVSLEGDTTFLGAVKLV, from the exons ATGGGCCTTACAATGGCAGTTTTGTCAGGTGTGAAGCCCAGGACTGGACAAGGTGCAGGTGAAGGAAGGCTGTCTTGGCCAGTTCTCCTGCTGGCACTCGCAGctgtcacctcctcctctctttcagcTTTGTCCCTGTACCAACTGGTGGCTCTCAGTGCTGAGGTGGAGGGACTCAGATCAGACATCTGtcgcaggagggaggagggacagGAGGTCAGGCACAGAGGCCAG ACtgacaacatcagcagcaggagaagcaaCCAAGAGCCCCTGCACCAACCGGGGTCTCAACATGCCTCCGCTCTAACAAGGCTGAGGAGAACGGTGCCTGTTACAGAGACGCTAG ttcATCAGTCTTGCATTCAATTGTTGGCAAACAATAGCAGGAAAACCTTCAGCAAAG GTATCCCCTGGCAGACCGGGCTGAGGAGAGGTTCCGCCCTGGAGGCAGACGGTGACCGCATATTAGTCAGAGAGGAGGGATACTACTTTGTGTACAGTCAG GTCGACTACAGGGACAGAACCTTTGCAATGGGCCATGTGGTGATCCGGTGGAAGAAGAACGTTGTGGGAGATGAGTCTTCCAACGTGTTCCTGTTCCGCTGCATCCAGAGCATGAACTCTGAGTATTCTTTCAACACCTGCTACACAGGAG GTATTGTGAAGCTGGAGGTTGGGGACTACTTGGAGCTCCTGATCCCACGGCCCACAGCCAACGTGTCCCTGGAGGGAGACACCACCTTTCTGGGGGCTGTCAAGCTGGTTTAA
- the tnfsf13b gene encoding tumor necrosis factor ligand superfamily member 13B isoform X1 has protein sequence MGLTMAVLSGVKPRTGQGAGEGRLSWPVLLLALAAVTSSSLSALSLYQLVALSAEVEGLRSDICRRREEGQEVRHRGQTDNISSRRSNQEPLHQPGSQHASALTRLRRTVPVTETLVHQSCIQLLANNSRKTFSKEISQEPYIGIPWQTGLRRGSALEADGDRILVREEGYYFVYSQVDYRDRTFAMGHVVIRWKKNVVGDESSNVFLFRCIQSMNSEYSFNTCYTGGIVKLEVGDYLELLIPRPTANVSLEGDTTFLGAVKLV, from the exons ATGGGCCTTACAATGGCAGTTTTGTCAGGTGTGAAGCCCAGGACTGGACAAGGTGCAGGTGAAGGAAGGCTGTCTTGGCCAGTTCTCCTGCTGGCACTCGCAGctgtcacctcctcctctctttcagcTTTGTCCCTGTACCAACTGGTGGCTCTCAGTGCTGAGGTGGAGGGACTCAGATCAGACATCTGtcgcaggagggaggagggacagGAGGTCAGGCACAGAGGCCAG ACtgacaacatcagcagcaggagaagcaaCCAAGAGCCCCTGCACCAACCGGGGTCTCAACATGCCTCCGCTCTAACAAGGCTGAGGAGAACGGTGCCTGTTACAGAGACGCTAG ttcATCAGTCTTGCATTCAATTGTTGGCAAACAATAGCAGGAAAACCTTCAGCAAAG AAATTTCCCAAGAACCATACATAGGTATCCCCTGGCAGACCGGGCTGAGGAGAGGTTCCGCCCTGGAGGCAGACGGTGACCGCATATTAGTCAGAGAGGAGGGATACTACTTTGTGTACAGTCAG GTCGACTACAGGGACAGAACCTTTGCAATGGGCCATGTGGTGATCCGGTGGAAGAAGAACGTTGTGGGAGATGAGTCTTCCAACGTGTTCCTGTTCCGCTGCATCCAGAGCATGAACTCTGAGTATTCTTTCAACACCTGCTACACAGGAG GTATTGTGAAGCTGGAGGTTGGGGACTACTTGGAGCTCCTGATCCCACGGCCCACAGCCAACGTGTCCCTGGAGGGAGACACCACCTTTCTGGGGGCTGTCAAGCTGGTTTAA
- the abhd13 gene encoding protein ABHD13 yields MEKPWRLWGAMERCTLTLASWSWGACRVSLLALILTFHLYGGFFLLALILASVAGILYKFQDVLLYFPDQPSSSRLYVPMPTGIPHENVYIRTKDGVKLNLILLRYTGGDAPPGVTSSNQSSPTSSAPPTILYFHGNAGNIGHRVPNALLMLVNLKANVVLVDYRGYGKSEGEPSEDGLYLDAEATLDYVMTRPDLDKTKVVLFGRSLGGAVAVRLASVNPHRVAAIIVENTFLSIPHMAATLFSFLPMRLLPLWCYRNQFLSYRQVALCRMPSLFVSGLSDQLIPPVMMKQLYELSPARTKRLAIFPEGTHNDTWQCQGYFAALEQFMKDLLKSHAHEESAQPSSSVTII; encoded by the coding sequence ATGGAGAAGCCCTGGAGACTGTGGGGGGCAATGGAGCGCTGTACGTTGACACTGGCCTCCTGGTCCTGGGGTGCCTGTCGAGTCTCTCTTCTGGCCCTCATCCTCACCTTCCACCTGTATGGAGGATTTTTTCTCCTTGCTCTCATCTTAGCATCTGTGGCGGGTATCCTCTACAAATTTCAGGATGTTCTCCTCTACTTCCCTGaccagccctcctcctctcgcCTTTATGTTCCCATGCCAACAGGAATCCCACATGAGAATGTGTACATTCGCACTAAGGACGGTGTGAAGCTCAACCTCATACTCCTCCGGTACACCGGAGGAGATGCACCTCCTGGAGTCACCTCTAGCAATCAAAGCAGCCCCACTTCCTCTGCTCCACCTACCATCCTTTATTTCCATGGTAATGCAGGTAATATTGGCCACAGGGTGCCAAACGCCCTGTTGATGCTGGTCAATCTAAAAGCTAACGTGGTGCTTGTGGACTACCGTGGCTATGGAAAAAGCGAGGGTGAGCCCAGTGAGGATGGGCTGTACCTGGATGCCGAGGCAACGCTGGACTATGTCATGACCCGCCCTGATCTGGACAAGACAAAGGTGGTGCTCTTTGGTCGCTCATTAGGTGGTGCTGTGGCTGTGCGTTTGGCCTCGGTCAACCCTCACCGTGTAGCTGCCATTATTGTTGAAAACACCTTCCTCAGCATCCCCCACATGGCAGCAACACTCTTCTCCTTCCTGCCCATGCGCCTGCTGCCCTTATGGTGTTATAGGAATCAGTTCCTGTCCTATcggcaggtggcgctgtgccGCATGCCTTCACTGTTTGTGTCTGGTCTGTCAGATCAGCTTATCCCACCAGTTATGATGAAGCAACTGTATGAGCTGTCTCCTGCGCGGACTAAACGCCTGGCTATCTTTCCAGAGGGCACACACAATGACACGTGGCAGTGTCAGGGCTACTTCGCTGCTTTGGAGCAGTTCATGAAAGACCTGCTGAAGAGCCATGCCCATGAGGAGAGTGCTCAGCCTTCATCTAGTGTCACCATCATCTAA